One Glaciihabitans arcticus DNA window includes the following coding sequences:
- a CDS encoding aspartate carbamoyltransferase catalytic subunit: MRHLLSTKDLSRDEAVAILDIAEDMADVATREVKKLPALRGKTVVNLFFEDSTRTRISFEAAAKRLSADVINFSAKGSSVSKGESLKDTAQTLAAIGADAVVIRHHASGAPNVLAQSGWIDAGIVNAGDGTHEHPTQALLDAFTIRRRLHGHGARGKALDGVRVTIVGDILHSRVARSNVWLLTTLGAEVHLVAPATLVPLGIDGWPVTIGYDLDQAIAAQPDVIMMLRIQSERMHAAFFPTAREYSRQWGLDDERLAKLPDGSLVMHPGPMNRGLEISANAADSPRSTVLEQVANGVSIRMAVLYLLLAGGVS, from the coding sequence ATGAGGCACCTGCTCTCCACAAAGGACCTTTCGCGTGACGAGGCCGTCGCGATCCTCGACATCGCCGAGGACATGGCGGATGTCGCGACACGCGAGGTCAAGAAGCTTCCGGCGCTCCGCGGCAAGACGGTCGTGAACCTCTTCTTCGAGGACTCGACCCGCACGCGCATCTCGTTCGAGGCTGCCGCCAAGCGCCTCAGCGCCGACGTGATCAACTTCAGCGCGAAGGGCTCGAGTGTCTCAAAGGGCGAGAGCCTCAAGGACACGGCGCAGACCCTGGCCGCGATCGGTGCGGATGCGGTGGTCATCCGGCACCATGCATCCGGAGCACCGAACGTGCTCGCGCAGAGCGGGTGGATCGACGCGGGAATCGTGAACGCCGGGGACGGCACCCACGAACACCCGACCCAGGCGCTGCTCGACGCGTTCACCATCCGCCGCCGGCTGCACGGTCACGGGGCGCGCGGCAAGGCCCTCGACGGGGTGCGCGTCACGATCGTCGGCGACATCCTGCACTCGCGGGTCGCGCGCTCGAACGTCTGGCTGCTGACCACCCTCGGAGCCGAGGTGCACCTCGTGGCACCCGCCACCCTCGTGCCGCTCGGCATCGATGGCTGGCCGGTCACCATCGGCTACGACCTCGACCAGGCGATCGCGGCGCAGCCCGACGTGATCATGATGCTGCGCATCCAGAGCGAGCGGATGCACGCCGCGTTCTTCCCGACCGCACGCGAGTACTCGAGGCAGTGGGGGCTCGACGACGAGCGGCTCGCGAAGCTGCCGGACGGTAGTCTGGTGATGCACCCCGGACCGATGAACCGCGGCCTCGAAATCTCCGCGAACGCCGCCGATTCTCCCCGATCGACAGTGCTCGAACAGGTCGCTAACGGGGTATCGATAAGGATGGCTGTGCTCTACTTGCTGCTCGCTGGCGGTGTCTCGTGA
- the nusB gene encoding transcription antitermination factor NusB produces the protein MGARSKARKRALDVLYGADVRGQSINEALAAEQARADNDPKRANSWGYAREIVVGITEHGDEIDELIETYAQGWTISRMPAVDRAIVRIGMWEILFNEEIPDGVAISEAVESATVLSTEDSAGFVNGLLARVAQTRV, from the coding sequence ATGGGTGCTCGCTCCAAAGCGCGTAAGCGCGCTTTAGATGTCCTGTACGGGGCGGATGTCCGTGGACAGTCCATCAACGAAGCCCTCGCGGCCGAGCAGGCTCGTGCCGACAATGATCCCAAGCGGGCGAACTCGTGGGGCTATGCCCGCGAGATCGTTGTCGGGATCACGGAGCACGGCGACGAGATCGACGAACTGATCGAGACGTACGCGCAGGGCTGGACCATCAGCCGGATGCCCGCCGTCGACCGCGCCATCGTTCGCATCGGCATGTGGGAGATCCTCTTCAACGAGGAGATCCCCGACGGCGTCGCGATCTCCGAGGCCGTCGAGTCGGCGACGGTGCTCAGCACCGAGGACTCCGCCGGATTTGTGAACGGCCTGCTCGCGCGGGTTGCCCAGACTCGCGTTTAG
- a CDS encoding LysE/ArgO family amino acid transporter, giving the protein MLLPLLSGFTTGASLIIAIGAQNAFVLRQGVRREHVLPIVLVCALSDAILITLGVAGIGALVEAAPLALTIVTWAGALFLLGYAFLAAKRAIRPSALEAGAGTATTMIAAVLTAVALTWLNPHVYLDTVLLLGSLAATHGIEGKWWFAAGAVLASFIWFTALGYGARLLAGVFARPIAWRVLDGIIAVVMATLAVMLLLR; this is encoded by the coding sequence GTGCTGCTCCCCCTCCTCTCCGGCTTCACCACCGGCGCCTCACTCATCATCGCCATCGGTGCCCAGAACGCCTTTGTGCTGCGTCAGGGCGTGCGCCGCGAGCACGTGCTGCCGATCGTGCTGGTCTGCGCACTCTCTGACGCGATCCTGATCACGCTCGGCGTCGCCGGTATCGGGGCGCTTGTCGAGGCCGCGCCGCTCGCGCTCACCATCGTGACCTGGGCGGGCGCGCTCTTCCTCCTCGGCTACGCGTTTCTTGCGGCCAAGCGGGCCATCCGCCCGTCAGCCCTCGAGGCCGGGGCGGGCACGGCGACGACCATGATTGCGGCGGTCCTCACCGCGGTCGCACTGACCTGGCTGAACCCGCACGTCTATCTCGACACCGTGCTGCTGCTGGGCTCGCTCGCCGCGACGCACGGGATCGAGGGCAAGTGGTGGTTCGCCGCGGGTGCCGTGCTCGCGAGTTTCATCTGGTTCACGGCCCTCGGCTACGGAGCTCGCCTGCTGGCGGGAGTCTTCGCGAGACCCATTGCGTGGCGCGTGCTCGACGGCATCATCGCGGTGGTCATGGCGACCCTCGCGGTGATGCTATTGCTGCGCTGA
- the efp gene encoding elongation factor P, which produces MADSTADIKNGVVLNMDGQLWTVIDFQHVKPGKGGAFVRTKVKNVMSGKVVDRTFNAGAKIETEVVDRADYQYLYADGENFVFMDLGTYDQITLSAAQVGDAKNFMLENQNVTIALHNEAPLYVELPASVTLEITYTEPGLQGDRSTGGTKPATVETGYQIQVPLFLEQGTKVKVDTRDGSYLGRVND; this is translated from the coding sequence ATGGCTGACTCCACCGCTGACATCAAGAACGGCGTCGTTCTCAACATGGACGGCCAGCTGTGGACCGTCATCGACTTCCAGCACGTCAAGCCCGGCAAGGGTGGCGCGTTCGTGCGCACCAAGGTCAAGAACGTCATGAGCGGCAAGGTCGTCGACCGCACGTTCAACGCCGGTGCCAAGATCGAGACCGAGGTCGTCGACCGCGCCGACTATCAGTACCTCTACGCCGACGGCGAGAACTTCGTCTTCATGGACCTGGGCACCTACGACCAGATCACGCTGTCCGCCGCGCAGGTCGGCGACGCCAAGAACTTCATGCTCGAGAACCAGAACGTGACCATCGCGCTGCACAACGAGGCGCCGCTCTACGTCGAGCTGCCTGCGTCGGTCACCCTCGAGATCACGTACACCGAGCCGGGCCTTCAGGGCGACCGCTCGACCGGCGGTACCAAGCCCGCAACGGTCGAGACCGGCTACCAGATCCAGGTTCCGCTGTTCCTCGAGCAGGGCACCAAGGTCAAGGTCGACACGCGCGACGGCAGCTACCTGGGTCGCGTCAACGACTGA
- a CDS encoding type II 3-dehydroquinate dehydratase gives MSSILVLNGPNLGRLGSREPDVYGDQDLPALEALLNAEAPEGTTIDLRQTDDEGTLIGWLHEAVDSGAPVILNPAAFTHYSYGLRDAASLVTKAGGTLIEVHISNPHAREEFRHNSVISGVATGVIAGFGFESYVLALSAILRVRA, from the coding sequence ATGAGCAGCATCCTCGTCCTCAACGGTCCCAACCTCGGCCGTCTCGGCAGCCGCGAGCCCGACGTGTACGGCGACCAGGACCTGCCGGCACTCGAGGCGCTGCTGAACGCCGAGGCGCCGGAGGGCACCACCATCGACCTGCGCCAGACCGACGACGAGGGCACGCTCATCGGGTGGTTGCACGAAGCGGTCGATTCCGGCGCTCCCGTCATCCTCAATCCCGCGGCATTCACTCACTATTCGTACGGTCTTCGGGATGCCGCGTCGCTCGTCACCAAGGCGGGAGGCACCCTCATCGAGGTGCACATTTCGAACCCGCACGCGCGCGAGGAGTTCCGTCACAACAGCGTCATCTCCGGGGTCGCAACGGGGGTCATCGCCGGCTTCGGATTCGAGTCGTACGTGCTGGCGCTGAGCGCCATTCTCCGCGTCCGCGCCTAG
- a CDS encoding LysR family transcriptional regulator ArgP has product MDVQLDQLRTLIAVVDGGSFDAAARSMNVTPSAVSQRIKALEGQLGRVLVLRSKPARLTDSGAILMRLARQLELLERDTVAALDPGSARTSIPLVANADSLATWLLPAFVGLDGVCVDVLREDQGHSTDLLRDGTVMAAITSVPEAVQGCTVTPLGSMTYRPLGVPAIAGLPLESAPVVVFDRKDTLQDDYLRSRGVEPSAPPRHHIPGSNAFVDSVALGLGWGMVPDLQSRDLLAEGTLVELDPGAAVTVPLYWQQWALDSAALGRVAAAVQREARSMLR; this is encoded by the coding sequence ATGGATGTACAACTCGACCAGCTCCGCACCCTCATCGCCGTCGTCGACGGGGGCAGCTTCGATGCCGCCGCGCGTTCGATGAACGTCACGCCCTCGGCGGTGAGCCAGCGGATCAAGGCCCTCGAGGGCCAGCTCGGCCGGGTGCTCGTGCTGCGCTCCAAACCGGCCCGGCTCACCGACTCCGGCGCGATCCTCATGCGCCTCGCGCGGCAACTCGAACTGCTCGAACGGGATACGGTCGCGGCGCTCGACCCGGGAAGCGCGCGCACGAGCATCCCGCTCGTCGCCAACGCCGATTCCCTCGCGACCTGGCTGCTTCCTGCCTTCGTGGGCCTGGACGGCGTCTGCGTCGACGTGCTGCGCGAAGACCAGGGACACTCGACCGACCTGCTGCGGGACGGCACGGTCATGGCCGCGATCACCTCGGTACCCGAGGCGGTGCAGGGCTGCACGGTGACGCCGCTCGGCAGCATGACCTACCGTCCGCTCGGCGTGCCCGCGATAGCCGGGCTGCCGCTCGAGTCCGCGCCGGTTGTCGTGTTCGACCGCAAGGACACGCTGCAGGACGACTACCTGCGCTCTCGCGGGGTGGAGCCGTCCGCCCCGCCGCGCCACCACATCCCGGGATCTAATGCCTTTGTGGATTCCGTTGCCCTCGGCCTCGGCTGGGGCATGGTGCCCGACCTGCAGTCGCGCGACCTGCTCGCAGAGGGAACGCTGGTGGAGCTCGATCCCGGCGCTGCCGTCACCGTGCCGCTGTACTGGCAGCAGTGGGCGCTCGACTCCGCGGCGCTCGGGCGAGTGGCGGCGGCCGTGCAACGCGAGGCGCGGTCGATGTTGCGTTAG
- a CDS encoding nucleotidyltransferase domain-containing protein — protein MAEIDERALPRIETFVSALLARFPGLVESVYVTGSAATDDWHEARSDIDLVIVTWRPILERDVAALVALHAATKATTPVDALYLTVDQLADGPDSVPSAPQVVDGEFRLGVAGDQLSWVTWLELGGAPRAEIAQSGLGPWSPAPEADARTARRAAEFSAANLVSYWRPLGRNARKRALFTRGSAPVSAAAVAWVVLGPPRLVVTIEQGRIVSKAEAGLFAISEFPEYAALISRVIDWRRTGEGSFTAADAREATRLLAACVKRGSSRDAPVGL, from the coding sequence GTGGCCGAAATCGACGAGCGCGCGCTGCCGCGCATCGAGACCTTCGTCTCGGCGCTTCTCGCGCGCTTCCCGGGCCTGGTCGAGAGCGTGTACGTCACGGGCTCTGCGGCAACCGACGACTGGCACGAGGCGCGCAGCGACATCGACCTGGTCATCGTGACCTGGCGTCCGATTCTCGAGCGGGATGTCGCGGCTCTCGTCGCACTACACGCCGCCACAAAGGCGACGACTCCCGTCGACGCCCTCTATCTCACCGTCGACCAGCTGGCCGACGGTCCCGACTCGGTGCCGTCGGCACCCCAGGTTGTGGACGGCGAGTTCCGCCTCGGTGTTGCGGGCGACCAGCTCTCGTGGGTCACCTGGCTGGAGCTCGGGGGAGCGCCCCGCGCGGAAATCGCACAGTCGGGGCTCGGGCCATGGAGTCCCGCGCCGGAGGCGGACGCGCGGACCGCACGCCGCGCCGCGGAGTTCAGCGCGGCCAACCTCGTCTCCTACTGGCGCCCCCTCGGCCGGAATGCCCGCAAGCGCGCCCTCTTCACGAGAGGCAGCGCACCGGTCTCGGCTGCCGCCGTCGCCTGGGTCGTGCTCGGCCCACCGCGGCTCGTGGTGACCATCGAGCAGGGGCGGATCGTCTCCAAGGCCGAAGCCGGCCTGTTCGCCATCAGCGAGTTCCCCGAGTACGCGGCCCTGATCTCCCGGGTGATCGATTGGCGGCGTACGGGCGAGGGCAGCTTCACGGCGGCGGACGCGCGCGAGGCCACCCGGCTCCTCGCCGCGTGTGTGAAACGCGGTTCGTCGAGGGACGCTCCCGTCGGGCTATAG
- the pyrR gene encoding bifunctional pyr operon transcriptional regulator/uracil phosphoribosyltransferase PyrR, whose translation MTARIVMQQADITRALTRISHEILESNRGSSDLVLLGIPTRGVILARRLGLILDGIEPGAVSIGSLDVTMYRDDLAKNPTRAPSPTSIPSGGIDGKTVVLVDDVLFSGRTIRAALNAINDLGRPRAVRLAALVDRGHRELPIRADFVGKNLPSSLAERINVHLEEVDGTDEVTIE comes from the coding sequence ATGACTGCACGGATCGTCATGCAGCAGGCTGATATCACCCGGGCGTTGACTCGCATCTCACACGAGATCCTTGAGTCCAACCGTGGCTCCTCCGATCTGGTGCTTCTCGGCATCCCGACGCGCGGCGTCATCCTCGCCCGCCGCCTCGGACTGATCCTCGACGGCATCGAGCCCGGGGCCGTGTCGATTGGGTCCCTCGACGTCACCATGTACCGCGACGACCTCGCGAAGAACCCGACCCGCGCGCCTTCCCCGACGAGCATCCCGTCCGGCGGCATCGACGGAAAGACCGTCGTGCTGGTGGATGACGTGCTGTTCTCCGGCCGCACGATCCGGGCCGCACTCAACGCGATCAACGACCTCGGCCGCCCTCGCGCCGTGCGCCTCGCGGCCCTCGTCGACCGCGGACACCGCGAACTGCCCATCCGCGCCGACTTCGTGGGCAAGAACCTGCCCTCTTCGCTCGCCGAGCGCATCAACGTGCACCTCGAAGAGGTCGACGGAACGGATGAGGTGACGATCGAATGA
- a CDS encoding ABC transporter permease: protein MDDLAAVRSSTAVRRRAGGDLPLGTRILLGAALPVALVGIWQLIIVLDVIPAYRLPSPASVFLAGVDLVNRGVLGIHIAISVQRVILGFVIGSTIGLVIASFVGLSRLGNYLISPSLGGLRAIPSLAWVPLLGLYLGINEDSKVTLIAIGAFFPVYTVVSNALRHVDPQLLEAGRAYGYTGVRLLSLVQLPAVVPAVISGLRLALAQSWLFLVAAELLGASMGLGWLLTDSNQNGRIDRLFLTILLLGLFGIITDTIVGLIERALLKRWG, encoded by the coding sequence GTGGACGATCTCGCAGCCGTGAGATCGTCCACTGCGGTGCGCCGCCGTGCGGGAGGCGACCTCCCCCTCGGCACGCGTATCCTGCTCGGTGCTGCACTGCCGGTGGCGCTCGTCGGCATCTGGCAGCTCATCATCGTGCTCGACGTCATCCCGGCCTACCGACTGCCGTCACCCGCGTCGGTGTTCCTCGCCGGTGTCGACCTCGTCAATCGCGGGGTGCTCGGCATCCATATCGCGATCTCGGTGCAGCGCGTCATTCTCGGCTTTGTGATCGGCTCGACGATCGGCCTGGTCATCGCGTCGTTCGTGGGGCTCTCGCGTCTCGGCAACTACCTCATCAGCCCGAGCCTCGGCGGCCTGCGTGCGATCCCGTCGCTCGCGTGGGTGCCGCTGCTCGGCCTCTACCTCGGCATCAACGAGGACTCGAAGGTAACCCTGATCGCGATCGGCGCGTTCTTCCCCGTGTACACGGTGGTGTCGAATGCGCTTCGGCACGTCGACCCCCAACTGCTCGAGGCGGGTCGCGCCTACGGCTATACGGGCGTGCGGCTGCTGAGCCTCGTGCAGCTGCCCGCGGTGGTCCCCGCTGTCATCTCCGGGCTCCGCCTGGCCCTCGCGCAGTCCTGGTTGTTCCTGGTCGCCGCCGAGCTGCTCGGAGCCTCGATGGGCCTCGGCTGGCTGCTCACCGACTCGAACCAGAACGGCCGCATCGACCGGCTATTCCTCACGATCCTGCTGCTCGGCCTGTTCGGCATCATCACCGACACCATCGTCGGCCTGATCGAACGCGCGCTACTCAAGCGCTGGGGTTGA
- a CDS encoding ABC transporter ATP-binding protein: MSSTALPVSLNGVGRTFPAAEKGAQPRRVLREVDLEIAPGEIVALLGPSGCGKSTLLRQIGGLDQPTEGNVEIDGNPVTGIDPRSAVAFQEPRLLPWRSVRRNIEVGLARGTASDAGRQRVEELLRLVQLTDAGGLRPRQISGGMAQRASLARALARGPGVLLLDEPFGALDALTRLTMQDLLLDLHAAEPATILFVTHDVEEALYLADRVVLLGVEPGYAADSGAVIRTVITVPGARPRDRGNAALAHLRAELLEGLGVSTHHPAHTL, from the coding sequence ATGTCCTCCACCGCGCTGCCCGTCTCGCTGAACGGCGTGGGCCGCACGTTCCCCGCCGCGGAGAAGGGCGCCCAGCCGCGCCGGGTGCTGCGCGAGGTGGACCTCGAGATCGCTCCGGGGGAGATCGTCGCCCTGCTCGGGCCGTCCGGTTGTGGCAAATCGACCCTGCTCCGCCAGATCGGCGGGCTTGACCAGCCGACCGAGGGAAACGTCGAGATTGACGGCAACCCGGTAACCGGCATCGACCCGCGCTCCGCCGTCGCCTTCCAGGAGCCGCGCCTGCTGCCCTGGCGCTCGGTGCGTCGCAACATCGAGGTGGGCCTTGCCCGAGGCACCGCCTCAGACGCCGGCAGGCAGCGCGTTGAGGAGCTGCTGCGGCTCGTGCAGCTCACCGACGCAGGCGGCCTGCGTCCCCGACAGATCTCCGGTGGGATGGCACAGCGCGCGTCCCTCGCGCGAGCCCTCGCCCGCGGCCCGGGTGTGCTCCTGCTCGACGAGCCGTTCGGTGCCCTCGACGCCCTCACCCGGCTCACCATGCAGGACCTGCTGCTCGACCTGCACGCGGCCGAGCCCGCGACCATCCTGTTTGTCACTCACGACGTGGAAGAGGCGCTCTATCTCGCCGACCGCGTGGTGCTGCTCGGCGTCGAGCCCGGCTACGCAGCAGACTCTGGTGCCGTCATCCGCACCGTCATCACCGTTCCCGGCGCGCGTCCCCGCGACCGGGGCAACGCAGCACTCGCCCACCTACGCGCCGAGCTCCTCGAGGGGCTCGGCGTTTCGACACACCATCCCGCACACACCCTCTGA
- a CDS encoding aliphatic sulfonate ABC transporter substrate-binding protein, which yields MTHKRILSIAAVATAAALILTGCVAGEGSNIAPEPKETLPGSFSSDVLNIDFATYNPLSLIIKDQGWLEDTFGDKVTVNWIQSAGSAAANDALRAGSIDIGSTAGSAALLARSNGSPIQSIDVYSQPNWAAILVGKDSSIDSVEDLKGKNIGANAGTDPYFFLLQALEEAGVGLDEVTITQLQHADGKTALEAGTIDAWAGLDPLLSASVVTAGSKIIYDNPDFNSYGLLNGTEEFLSASPDIAQVVVSAYEKARAWAAENPDDAAQILADVAGIDIAIAKSVLLERTALDIDPKPGTAQTDVLAIIGPIFVESGAVADQGAIDDALDSLFNTEFIDNANPDLIG from the coding sequence ATGACCCACAAACGCATTCTCTCGATCGCCGCCGTCGCCACGGCAGCGGCGCTCATCCTGACCGGCTGTGTCGCCGGTGAAGGCTCGAACATCGCGCCCGAGCCGAAGGAGACCCTCCCGGGCAGCTTCTCGAGCGACGTGCTCAACATCGACTTCGCGACCTACAACCCGCTGAGCCTGATCATCAAGGACCAGGGCTGGCTCGAAGACACCTTCGGCGACAAGGTCACCGTCAACTGGATCCAGTCCGCGGGCTCGGCCGCCGCCAACGACGCCCTGCGGGCCGGTTCCATCGACATCGGCTCGACCGCCGGTTCAGCCGCATTGCTCGCGCGCTCGAACGGCTCGCCGATCCAGTCGATCGACGTCTACTCGCAGCCGAACTGGGCGGCGATCCTGGTCGGCAAGGACTCGAGCATCGACTCCGTCGAAGACCTCAAGGGCAAGAACATCGGTGCCAACGCCGGAACCGACCCCTACTTCTTCCTGCTCCAGGCGCTCGAGGAAGCCGGTGTGGGCCTCGACGAGGTGACCATCACGCAGCTGCAGCACGCCGACGGCAAGACGGCTCTCGAAGCCGGAACCATCGACGCATGGGCCGGTCTCGACCCGCTGCTCTCCGCGAGCGTTGTGACCGCCGGATCGAAGATCATCTACGACAACCCCGACTTCAACAGTTACGGCCTGCTCAACGGCACCGAGGAGTTCCTCTCTGCGTCGCCCGACATCGCGCAGGTCGTGGTGAGTGCCTACGAGAAGGCCCGCGCCTGGGCCGCCGAGAACCCCGATGACGCCGCGCAGATCCTTGCAGACGTCGCCGGCATCGACATCGCGATCGCCAAGTCCGTGCTGCTCGAGCGCACCGCCCTCGACATCGACCCGAAGCCGGGCACGGCGCAGACCGACGTGCTCGCCATCATCGGCCCGATTTTCGTCGAATCCGGCGCGGTCGCTGACCAGGGCGCGATCGACGACGCCCTCGACAGCCTGTTCAACACCGAGTTCATCGACAACGCCAACCCTGACCTGATCGGCTGA